A genomic stretch from Lathyrus oleraceus cultivar Zhongwan6 chromosome 2, CAAS_Psat_ZW6_1.0, whole genome shotgun sequence includes:
- the LOC127123454 gene encoding uncharacterized protein LOC127123454 has translation MTLKVENLWSSQGLTPHKFCSRFAHVDAEKRKKRKEKCLFEQLTTTRDIAPSHHHQWSLRLFGSNQEGNSNPNNSARVLSALRSKIWSFRDSTVRRFTSLLYRLKALKITLVSFAHDQKKKKNRRSIETHRIQIFNLDQRLRRIKHYIAEGGFQLRPQNGEACRVKLLWMQNEEEEQMPNEKEETVQNAEEGNRCRIKLHQSSP, from the exons TTTTGTTCACGTTTTGCACATGTCGACGCGGAAAAGCGGAAAAAGCGAAAGGAAAAGTGCTTATTCGAGCAGCTCACGACAACGCGCGACATCGCTCCTTCTCATCATCATCAATGGAGTTTGCGCCTCTTCGGTTCAAATCAAGAAGGGAACTCAAATCCAAATAACAGTGCGCGCGTTCTCTCGGCTTTGCGTTCAAAAATCTGGAGTTTCCGGGATTCGACGGTACGAAGATTCACGTCGCTCCTCTATCGGCTCAAAGCTTTGAAGATTACTCTGGTGTCATTTGCGCACGatcaaaagaagaagaaaaatagAAGGAGCATCGAAACTCACCGCATTCAAATCTTCAATCTCGACCAG AGATTGAGGCGGATCAAGCACTACATTGCAGAAGGTGGATTCCAATTGCGACCGCAGAATGGAGAAGCTTGCAGAGTGAAGCTTTTATGGATgcaaaatgaagaagaagaacaAATGCCGAATGAAAAAGAAGAAACAGTGCAGAACGCAGAAGAAGGAAACAGATGTAGAATTAAGCTTCACCAATCCTCCCCCTAA